aaaacaagttTTCTCTCACTCTAAAGGGGAGGAAAATTCTAtgtttgattcttttatttaGGGCTCCAAAGTGACATCAAATAATGTATACCTGAGAAGGGCTTTGTCATAGGCAGAATAAGGGCCTCAAAAATGTCAACGTCCTGATTAGGAGAGCTTTGGAATGTTAgctcacagagcagggtaactgagatagatgaaataaaattattggcTAAGGAGCTTAGCTCAGATTACCCAGGTTGGACTAATGTCATCTCAGTGGTCCTCTGAATGTGGAAGACAGTAGGAGAATTGGAGTCAGAGATACATTTGAAGATGCCTTGCTGTTGGTaatgaagatggaggaaggaccatgagccaaggaatgcaggtagATTCTTGCATCTGGAATAAGAATTGAGAATAGGAAAGGAATTGGAAAGGGATTGCAGTCTCCCTTGGAATGCCCGAAAAATGCAAGCCTGACAGTCATTTTGATCTAAGCCTTTTGAGATCCATGTTAGGCTTTTAACCTCTAGAACTTTATGATAGAAAGCtgtttgttttaagccactagtgTGGCAATTTGATACAAGAACAATAGGAAACTGATACATACATTTACCCAGTAAAATATTGTGAGAGGGAACTAAGTTTAAGACTCGAAAACCATTCAGCCGGCTTCCCTTGGGCAAAGGTATTTCATGTCGAAATTCCACAGTTCATAGAAAAAATTAGAACTAATTTAGAGCTATTTGTGTCCATCGATGATACAAAGAATTTCTCATCATGTAAATGAAAATGTGGTTCTGATCTTGAGGCCTTTGAGGTATTAagatacaaaaaataatttattaaggtTAATTTCGcacttttactttaaatttttgtgtcaaaattttgattttttttctatttcatgttaattcacacatttctttttttaaatttctatattttctaaatttctgtcAAGGTTTCTTTCATCATAAGCGATGGGATTCTGAATGAGactgtgtgtatgtacatatttatGAGTGAGTTCGTTTATTTGAAAGATGTATACAagtgcacatacatacacacactcctcACTCTTGAGCATTTTCTTAAGACTCAACaagtatttttaacattttatttattccttaccTTGTCAGGTTGAAGTTAAAGTTTATTATTCCACATTATctacagaaagaagaaaactgaagccaGGTGGATTATATTTTTGACAATAACATAATGCACTAAAAACTTATTGTGAATCATCTCGAGTTATATACAAATGGACCCACCcactatatattattaatttatgtATGGCTTCTTTACTTCagcaaattttacatttaaagtatGTGCAACTTATTGTATGCAATTATACCCCAATAAAttagtgagaattaaaaattctAGTGATGTGTAACTCATGTCAGACCAAGAGCACAGGCAGCTGAGTCACACCAGACTCCGGTAGTAAATATATCTCATAACTGGAAGAGAGCAAGATCTCATATATAAGTATAGGAACTGTGATATTAAATTAAGGCAATTCTTGATAAACTTTTTTTTGAaaagttatgaaaataaaattcttttttttctttattgattaaggtattacatatatattcttattgacccattgctcccccactccccctattatgccctcacctccctgttgtctgtgtccattggttaggcttatatgcatgcatacaagtcctttggttgatctctcccccttaccctcccctcccctaccttccctctgaggtttgatggtctgatcgatgcttctctgtctctggatctgtttttgtttatcagttttgATAAACAGTTTTACATTAACTGtaagataaacacacacatacacccccatAGATCTGTatctatatcatatatatatatatctatataacatCACATAATGGTTAAAGAAAGAAGTGCAATACATTATgaaagagatttagaaacataATGTAGTAACTAATGATGAGCCCAGAAGACATCAGAAAAACTCCTACCGTAAAATCCTAATTTATTATAAAGCCATTATATTAAAACAAGTGCTGTTAGGATGGCTTGTTATGCAAAAATAGCTAACTgatgcaataaaaaagaaaagaaaactgagatcaattataataatactagaggcccggtgcacaaaaattgtgcactttaagctgcctggctgccggggcgggggggtgggggggtccctcagcccggcctgtgccctctcccagtctgggacccctcgggagataatgacctgctggcttaggcctgctcccaggtggcagagggcaggcccaatccctaggtgcagcccctggttgggctcagagcagggccgattggggagatggggcactgccccctgtcatgcacagagcagggcggattgggaggctgcaatgccaccctcagtcacgctcagggtagggtcgattgggggattgaggcaccgccccctgtcacactcaaggcagggtcgatggggaggttgcggcgccaccccctgtcacgcacagagcagggccaatcagggggttggggcgctgccccctgtcacgcacagagcagggcccatcagggaggttggagctccgtaccctgtcacacacagagcagggcccatcagggggttggggagctcccccctgtcactcacagagtagggccgatagttgaattggggcaccgcaccctgtcacactcagggcagagccaatggggaggttatggctctaccccatcacacacagagcagggcccgtggggtgggggtgggggcgccaccctctatcacccacagagcagggccgatcagggggttggggtgctgccactgtcacactcagggcagggccgatggggagattatggctctaccccgtcacacacagagcagggccaatcagggggttggggcgctgccccctgtcacacacagagcagggccgatcagggggttggggcgtcgcaccctgccacacacagagccgcagggcaatcagggggttggggagctcccccctatcaggcacagagcagggctgatcagggggttggggtgccttcccctgtcacgaacagagcagggtggatagagaggttgtggtcccgccccctgtcacacacagagccgcagggcgatcagggggtttgggcgctgcccccgtcacactgatcccagtgtcgggaggcctcgcggctccgctgatcccggtgctgagaggcatatattacccttttactatataggatagaggcctggtgcacgtgtgggtgccggctggtttgccctgaagggtgtcctggatcagggtgggggtccccactggggtgcctggccagtctgggtgaggggctgagggctgtttttaggctggcggatgactgaagctcccaaccgctccttttgttctttttttttttttttaattctgggccagctttagctttgaggcttggctccagctcttaggcctctgctgctgaaagcaggtttctggcctttgtttaccttctgtatttgaaacaatgttgcgatcctgctggctgaagcccggcagactcaagcaggtttctggggttttgtttagcttctatatttgtaacatagttgcttagagttgcagctcagaggcctgcagtggcatgcggggaatgttggagtcctccgtcactgaagcaagcaagcctcatgttcactttaagctgcctggctgccggccgccatattggctggcagttaatttgcatattgccctgactagccaatgggaagggtagcggtcatacgctaattaccatgtttctcttttattagataggattcttttcCCCATTCTAGGCATTTGTACAGATATTTGAagtttgcatttatatttatactgTTAATAAAGTTTATTTCAGATAACTGTATTAAAAGTGACTCCATTGagattcccttgtaggtaaccagAAGAGCTAGAAAGAATATGCATGTTTGTGCAAAACCTATTACTCTGAATCACAGAACTGGACAGCAATTCAAGCTCTCTGGCAAGTCATCCTTTGCTCACTTATGTACATATATGACATATCTATAGATCACATAGTTTATAGAATAGATGATAACAATATGGTTCATTCTCTATCCCTTTAGGGTTAAGACAATATTTGGAGTTGGAGGAGAAGCTTCATTTAAAATAACAGAGGGAATCCTATTTGTAGGCAGCAATGAAAGGGAGATAGTTCAGTAGGAAACATCATTACACCAAACAAAGCACCACAGTGATAAATCCCTTTGCACATGGACACCGATCTTACATACATCAATGATTAAACTTACAccatgaaaaaaaatagtttgcatAGCAATAAATGTGTGCCTTAAAATGTTGCTTCCTTATACTTAAGGTCATCTCTGTCTCTAAGGGCATATTATGTCAAACAATTAGGACCATAATTGGAGATATGGACTTGATTGTCAGTTTAATAATGACTATGATAAGAATGTGGACACCAAGCTAAATAAGATACAGGATCCTAATGAGGGAACACAGCCAGATGACCTCTTATAACACGCACTATATGTTAAAGTCTACATTTTCAGAAAGAGCAGTGATGGTAGTGATACAGGAAGAAATGATGTATAAAGAGGGTTAAACTGTGCTCTTATATTTTTATCTCCTATGAAATGATATAAATGGCTTTGGTTACTAAATGCAGTTTATTTACATAGAAGTAGAACAACTCacaatttttcttttagtaaaatgaaagaaaaattactcaGTATGATAGAtttcatttcaaaagaaattgttCTTAAGAAATCCAGTAGACTCATGAGATAAATGGgaatttccaaatatttcatccaaggttgagaatcaatttgggagaggagaaaaataacaaaggGAAAGCTGTTAGGTATCACAAAATCAAGAAATTAATAAACTGATTCAATTAAATTACATAGAAAtcatagaaaaagaaaacccagaatATGAACAGAGAGTAAATTCTGCTTCCACAACTAGATAAAATATCACAACATCTGGCTCTGCGGCTTTGAGTCCAGCTGTCATGTGCATTTCTTTAACCCTAGGACAATTGGTCTTTTTATAGCTGCCATCCCAAAAAATCTTTTCAGAGCCCTCTTTATGTCTTTGTTCCTgagactgtagatgaaggggttcagcatgggtgtgaccacAGTGTACATCACTGAGGCTGTTGCACTTGAGTCTGAGCTCTGGGTAACAGCAGAGCTGAGGTACACTCCTACGCCTGTACTATAAAAAAAGGAGACGACTGAGAGGTGAGACACACAGGTAGAAAATGCCTTATACTTCCTCTGAGCTGTTGTCATTCTACATATGGAGGACACTATCTTGGAGTAAGAGTAAAGGATACAAACAAATGGACCACCACCCAGGAGCACAGCTCCAAAATACATCACCATGTTAGTAAGAAAGGTGTCAGAACAGGCAAGTTGGACCATCTGattgagttcacagaaaaagtgagGGATTTCCAAGTCTGGTTGGAAAGACAGTCTCAACACCATTAAGCTTTCTAACAAGGAATGCAGGGCACTCATGACCCAGGACAccagaaccagcagtccacagagccGAGGGTTCTTGATGACCATGTAGTGGAGAGGGTGACAGATGGCCACAAaccggtcataggccatcacGGTCAGGAGGAAGTTGTCCAGTCCTACAAATAGTAGGAAAAAATGCATCTGTGTGATGCAGCCTTCATAGGTGATGGCTTtgctctgtgtctggatgttccacagcatctttgggatggtggtggtggtgaaacagatgtctaccaaggacaggttggagagaaagaagtacatgggcgtgtggaggtgggagtccgAGCTGACGGCCAGGATGATAAGCAGATTACCCAACACAGTGATtaggtacatggagaggaaaagcccaaatatgaggggctgcAGTGCTGGTTCCTCTGATAAtcccagaagaagaaattctgaaacTCTTGTGACATTCCCCAGTTCCATGTTAGTGGAGGTGACTACCAGGATATAGGAAAAAGAACATGACTAATATTCCCACAAGCAAGCATTAGTAACCTAGCATAAAAGCTACCATCTATATTGTGGAATTAAGGAATTAATTTCCCAATTGGGTGTATGGTCTCGTCTCCTTAGGATATCCCTCATGCCATTTCTCATTACTATTTGCTTTACCACGTGAAGGCACATAAAAAATTCTTGTATCTTAATTCTTtcagtatgaaaaataaaaataaaaactcaatggataggatgtaaagcacagcagggtgactataattaataaaactatattgttGAAAGTGGCTAGAGTGTAGATTTTCAAAATCCTTACCACAGGAAAAAATTCTAACTATTGTGGTGACAGAGTTAACTAGACTTAGTACTGAggtcatattgcaatatatacaaacacagaatcattatgttgtatatctgaaactaataaaacattGTACAccaattatacttcaattaaaaatatatttaaacaatggAGAGAACACAGTAGGAATGACTGACAGGTTGGACCACACTAAATTGATGAACTTTATACATTCTCCACAAAACACTTATACATACATAAAAGAACTAAATGGAAAACAGTCGGTTCATGTAAAACACTCCAATTCTTTGTTAGAaagaatccaatcaaaaaatCAAATAAGAGAATAGCATgctcaataatattgtgataagtctGCATGGTGAAGGATGATTACTAGAGCTGGTGTAGTAATCACATTGTAATGTATATACATCTTGAATCACTAtagcaggggccctcaaactacggcccacgggccacatgtggcccgccgaaaacatttgtttttttacttcaaaataagatatgtgcagtgtgcataggaatttgttcatagtttttttttttaaactataacccggccctccaatggtctgagggacagtgaactggccccctgtttaaaaagtttgaggacccctgcactatagtgtatacctaaaactaatataatattgtttgcAAACAATACctaaacaaaaaaggaataaaaacactTTGATAACACTatccaaaaccaaaaacaaaccttTCAGGTGGATAATAGAGTGAAAGTTGTATTGGATGGGAACTAtactatcatttaaaataaataaattaataaacaagtaAATCAAAAAATGTACGAAAATTTAATAGAGATTCTAGATAGCTTACAAACACCCAAATTTCATTAATCAGCCTCAAAGGTAATGAAATAATTACAAAGTGAATCTCCTTAGCTTACTCATTTTCATctaccaaataattttttaaaatgtgaatagcCAAGGTGAGAGAATATACTGTGAGTTGTATGTCTCATGCACTGCAATTGCAAGGGTGTATTTGGAGCCTTGCTGTGTCTGGATCTTTTTCATCCACATGGAAACAGTCTAATATGCCcaatcataaaatttaaaaaatgccctcACATCACTGTATATTCCTCCACAGCTAATAACCTATTTGTATATTCCttgaatatttgttttacttCTACCGAAAGGACTTCACACCTGCAAggtcctttttttaaagaaaataataagggctgttgttttatatatagaggaagggagagggagagaaagatagaaacatcaatgataagagagaatcattgattagccgCCTGCTGCTGAAACCCCAGTGGGGattaagcccgaaacccaggcacgtgtccttgactagaatcgaacccgggacacttcagtccataggccattgctttatccactgagccaaacctgctagggttcCAATGCCCTTTCTTAATTTTCCTTCTATTAATACCACTTAATTGTCAACATTAGAACTTACATTTCTGAGTGCAATGTTCACTTTCCTTTCAGTATCATGAATAAACACATCCATGTAATTGTAAAGCCAGCCAACAACCACAGTGATCACTGGTATCTGGGCTATGTTGGAATGGTTCTAAGGTGAATTCAGGGACAAGTTCTTGGCTTCCAATCTCTCTGATCCTCTCCTGCCATGTCTGTTGGTCTCTGGGACTCACCTGCATGGGAACTCTGAGAGGAAGGTTTCCCTGTGCAGGTCCAAATTCTTGCCTGGTGGTTGATGATACAGATCAGAAGAGAAGAAGGAGCGGTCAAACATTGGTCTCCCAGATGAATATTAGACTTCAAAAGTAGTGACCAGGTTTCATCCAACCAAAGGTTGCACATGCTGAGGGTCTGCAGTAGAATTGCTATTTATGTGCTGTGTCTGCTCATTAGGCACATTTACTTCTTGTTACTCTAACAAAGGATTCCCCTGGGGACACTGGTCTGGACAGAATGGAAACGCTTCCTGCTGATTCTCTGTTCCCAGGAGACTATGTAATAAGCCAGGTGAGTGCAGTTGTGATTAGTCCTTCATTAAATGCCCTGCTTCCTGAAGTCTACACCTCCCAGCACCTCATCTTAACTCAGAGGTAAAGTTTCTGAATGGGTGAACCTccagggtattatgctcagtgaaataaggcagagaaagactaatgccataggatttcacttatatatggaatctaaagagcaaaatgaaaaaaagaacaaaattgaaacaCACTCAGACACAGAGGACTTGGGAGAAGAAGGGATTAAGGGGCTTGGAAGACTGGGAGAaggagggattaagaagtaaaaatttgTAGTGATAAAATAGTCACAGATATGTAAAggacagcatagagaatatagtcgaCAATATTGTTATAACTATGCATGAGGCCAGTTGAatactgaaaatatcagggggaaacactatgtaaagtgtatgattgtataaccactatgttgtacacctgcaactaatacaaaataatattgaaagtaaactctATTTGAAAAAAGTCCAATACTGAGAAATTTGTCTGACTGGTTTTCGGTCTTCAAAGCATTTATTTATGGTGGGGATATACAACCCCTGATATCGCTAGAAAATTACTGTTTCCTTCTTTAAGAAATGGAAGATAATTCTTCCTTTAGTATAAGACCTTGGGCTCTATACTCATTGGCTTAATGATGCTTTAGCCAAAAAATTAGGAATTTCATAGTTATAGCACAAGTTAGGAATTGTCGTTTAGTCCCTCATGATAACAAGTTCATTAAATATAAGTGACACATTTAGATTTTATACACCATAACCCATCTTAGCACATTACAACAATTGTCAAATGTATGTTTTacaaaaaatgcattttataagGTAGTACACCTATAAACTACCTTCTCCAATACAGAAATGAGGCACAGAGGGATTTAATGCTATGCCCAAATATATAAGCCAAGAAAGGGAAGGGATATTAATTGGAATCAGTCAGGACACTTCCAGTTCTCagattctagggcagtggttctccaatAGAGGTGCCTTTGTTCCTGAGGATATTGTAACATCTGTAGGGCGGCTGCTAAACAcctacaatgcacagaacagcACCCAACACAAATAATTATCCAGCTCCGAGTGTCAGCAGTGACAAGGTGAGAACAGCTATTCTAGGGAACATCTCCATTTCATTACACATGCAAATCAACAAAGATTGTCCTTTCAATGCAAATTTTAATGGATCAAGTCTCCAGGGGACCCAGAGactgcatttctgacaagctcccaggtgatctTGATGCAGCAGGTcctggtggtctgtggaccacactttgagtaggtGGGCTGTGGCTCTGTGTCAGAGTCTGGTGTAGGTAATTTTCCACATTCTCCACCAGGATTCTTCTGtgtatataattttgaaaggcaagTTTTTCCCTCATCTAAAAGGAGGATAAATTCTGTGTTTGATTCTTTTATGTTAGGGACCACAGTGACATCACATAATTTATACCTGGAAAATGCTTTgtagtaggcagaataatggattaaaaaatgtcAATGTTCTAAGACAGAGAACCTTGGAATATGTTAgctcacagagcagggtaactgtgatagatgaaataaaattattagctAAGGAGATTAACTCAGATTAGCCAGGTTGGACTAATGTCATCACAATGATTCTCTAAGTGTGGAAGAGAGTGGAAGAATTGGAGTCAGAGAGACATTTGAAGATGCCATGTTGCTGGTATTGAAGACGGAGGAAGGACCAACGAATACAGGTGGCCTCTAGAATCTGGAATAGGAATTGAGAATAGGAAAGGAGTTGGAAAGGGATTGCATTATCCCGAATCACCCAGAAAATGTCCAAACCCAGCAGTCATTTTGATCTAAGGCTTTTAAGACTCATTTCAGGCATTTGACCTCTAGAACTTTAAGATAGAAAGttgtttgttttaagccactagtgTGGTAATTTGCTGCAACAGCAATGGGAAACTGACACAGACATTTATCCAGTAGGATGTTGTTCCAGGGAACTGAGTTTAAGCCTCAAAAATCATTCAGCTAGCTTCCCTTGGGCAAAGGTATTTTGTGTTGAAATTTCAcattaagtagaaaaaaatagagcTAATTTTGAGCTATTTGGCCCCATAGGTGGTACAAAGAATTTCCCATCACATAAATGTAAATGTGGTTCTGACCTGAGGACTTTGTGGCATTAAGATTCAAAagataattcattaaaattaagggAACACATTTTACTCTAAATCTTTGTcaaattttctacatttttgtctattttgtgtaataagccagtcagagaaagataaatatcacatgatctcactcatttgtggaatttaatgaacaacacacatttcttttattaaatctctATATTCCCCAAATTTCTTTCAaggtttctttcttaaaaaaaaaaacaccaaaaaaactttattgttgaaagtactacatatgttcccatttctcccctgccccctcctcccctttgaC
The sequence above is a segment of the Myotis daubentonii chromosome 5, mMyoDau2.1, whole genome shotgun sequence genome. Coding sequences within it:
- the LOC132234510 gene encoding olfactory receptor-like protein OLF4 yields the protein MELGNVTRVSEFLLLGLSEEPALQPLIFGLFLSMYLITVLGNLLIILAVSSDSHLHTPMYFFLSNLSLVDICFTTTTIPKMLWNIQTQSKAITYEGCITQMHFFLLFVGLDNFLLTVMAYDRFVAICHPLHYMVIKNPRLCGLLVLVSWVMSALHSLLESLMVLRLSFQPDLEIPHFFCELNQMVQLACSDTFLTNMVMYFGAVLLGGGPFVCILYSYSKIVSSICRMTTAQRKYKAFSTCVSHLSVVSFFYSTGVGVYLSSAVTQSSDSSATASVMYTVVTPMLNPFIYSLRNKDIKRALKRFFGMAAIKRPIVLGLKKCT